The region GTATATATGGTCGTTGCTACGAAGCACAAACAACAATATACGCCAAAATGCTGCCTTGTCTGCGCTTTTTTGGGCAAGGCGCGAGGGGCGGCGCACTTGTGCAACCTTAAAGTGTCAGAGTGCACGAGGCGTTCCCCCCCGGTCTGTTGCACCAGACGTGCGTCACATGCTTCCAATGCCCCCAGCGTCCAGAAATCCAGAAATAATGGATAAAACTTGCAGGTGCGGCACGCGTGCGTCTTGGCCTGGAGGGCAGGCAGGAGGAGCTTTTGGAAACAACCAATGCGCCACAGCATGATTGGTTGGTGTCATGAGGTTAGTTAGAGTGCCCCGGGCTGGGGTTCGTGCGGAGCCGGGCGTGGCCAGCCCCTGGAACGCCCCCGTCCCCtaccctggcctggcctgccctggcctggggGTCGGTCGGACAGGAATGGATCCCTGGATTTTCGGTAGGTTAGGTTTTAGTACTTGGTAGGATCCCTTCTATTTGAATGGGGGCTTTGTTGGAGGTTTGCAACTGTAACAACTGTAGCCACCCAGAGAGAGCATGCCAGGCCAGAAAGACCTGCTGGTGCTTGTCGGTCGGTGCCAATCTCCTGCGCTTCATCCGTGTGGAGGCGCGCAACTGAGGCGATTGATTGATTGCTGCCGTTGGGAAGCTACCAATGCGACGGTTTCTGCACCGTCAAAACCCGCCACAGCCATCTACTTGTCTACCTGTAGTACCGACCTGTACCAATGATAAGCCCGCGCCCAAGGTACAGCAGgttaggtacctaggtacctaggtactttACAGGCctccgtcatcaccatcgtcagcAGCAAGCACCAGCACGCACCAGCACTGGCATCTCGCCCAACACACCAACACACGGGCATTGGATTCCCTACCAAGTTACTTGCTCGCGGGGCCATGATCCCATCATCAGCTTGGCTTGTATTCTTGCTCACTGTTCACGTGCACACCAGCTTACATGGTACCTACGCGAAGATCGACACCGCCACCTCTGGCTGACGACCACGTACCAACGGGCAAGCTGTGATGTCAGTCAGTTCCTTGGTAATATCGAGCCCCCAAGATGCCCGCCCAACCTTTTGCCAACGCAGCCAACCCGCTGGCACACCACCACactccctcgcccgcctctgCCTGTGTCTGTGGCGGAGCTCCCGCAGGCCAAGCCCCAGGCTCTTCGGCTCCTCCGTTCGTCATTGGATTTGGTCGCGTCGCtgcttcgtacttcgtactaccAGCTCTCAGCTTACCTACCCTACCTAGTATTTAGTAGTAGAAGGCGACCCGCCCAGCCTGGACCCTGTAcctgcgcccgcgcccgagtggagtaggtacgtagtgaAGTACACCCCCGCTGTTCCTTGAGGCTGGGGCTGGATTGACGGACACGAGAGGCCCACGAGCAAAGTGGATGGATGCCACCTCAATCACCACTTGTTCCTCACCTCACTCCACAGTATCCGTCAGGTACCGCACCAAGTGCTAGGGGCCCCCCGTGCTCGCCCACAGCCCGTCTGGGCTCCAGCCGCCTGCCCTCCCGTTCTGTGCTTTTCCCTCAGTGGATGCCCAGGGAGCCCGAGAACTGCTCGGTGCTATGTAGACCCTCCTCGCCAGGCACCCGACACGACGCACTCGACACGCTACACCTCACACTTCGACATCGTCATCCGTTCCGTGCCCGTGgcgctgcctcgcctcgcccacaGACACCGCAACCCCCTCCGGAGGCCTGCCAGCCCTACCGCCGTCTGCTACCCCCCACGCGGCACTTGGTTattgttttttttttccttttttgCATCGGGGATTcgactcgacggcctcgaggcacccgaccaaggcggcggcagcagcagcagcagcagccgcggcagcagcaggtgaTTCCTCAGAACCCAGCCTctggccgccacctccacccGCGTATGGTCGCCACAGACATCTCAACctgcagcctcgccgccaacctcaCCTTCGCGATACATGACCAgcccgcatcgtcgcgccgccgctgtcaaTGTGCCCGTCCATCGACCAGCACCCGCCGAGCTGAGCTCTGCCTGtgtcgcgacgacgacgacgacgacgacgacaacgctTGCGCATAGCGGGGTTTCTTGTCGCCTTggaccgcccgcgcccgcccccgtcagccgccgcgctcACGTCGTCTCCCCAGCGCGCCCAACCGTCCGTCCCTCCGTCGCAATCGCCGTCAACCACCATCGCCCGCCATGTCCTTTCGCGGCGACAACCAGCGCCGCTACGGCAGCGTGCCGCCCGTCCAGTACCCGGTCGCTGGGGACCAGCAAGGCGTCGGCCGGCGCCCCAGCTTCAAcacgggcgacgactcggccTACCTCGCAAGACAGCCCGCCCACGAccctcccgtcgccgtccccgcgcccgtctcgacTGGCGCCCAGCCGGCCACCGAGGATGAGCTCTTCCTGACCAGCCCGTCCTCCAACTCTGGCTCTTCGTTTGCCCGCTCACAGTTTGGTTCCACCAGCAGCGCATTGTCCGGCTTCCAGCATCACTACCAGCACCAAGACACGACGCCTTCAACTCCGGGCTCACAGACCACCAGCTACAACCCCCAGACCTTTGCCCATCAATCCGCTGCCGGCTTCCAGCGCTCCCAGTCCACCAACCTCCCCTACCATCATGCTGCCACCAGCCCGCGATATTCCAactccaacgccgccgccgccgcttcctcctcctacAACACGTCCCCCGTCGCCAACTTCACCCCGCAGGCGTACAACCCCGCCGCCTATGCCAGCACGCATGCGCCCCAACGGCACCCTACATATCACGGCTACGGCCAGGAGCACGGATACGGCGCCTCGGTCGGGTCTGGCGCTGCGCCAACCTACAGCCAGTCCCCTGCTGCGACGTACGCAGCGTCCTTCCAGCAGCCCGTGCGCGCGTCcgccgtccagcagcagcccatgcCCACGAGCCCTTCGTCCTACGCTGCTCCCGGCTCCCAGGCTCAGACCCCAACTTACGACCCTTCACATTACGCCGCTGCCCACCGCTCGAGCtacgacggccacgtcgacggccaggctgcCGCTCCGTACCCGACTGCAACATCCCCGGCTCCGTATCCTACCACCACCTCGCATATACCCGTCGGCCCCAACTATCAGCCCAGTGACCACCCTTCTTACTATAACCGCCAGTCTCGCTCGGATTCGCAAACGTCCCCCCGAACTTCGCCTCGGGTCCAGCCTCAatcgccctcgtcggggCTGCAAAGGCATCCGACGAATGCGCCGCTTCCGCGACGACCGCTGGAGCCCCCACTGCCACCTAGCAGGTCCATGGAGGACGTGCCAGAGGAACCGTTCTGGGACGAAGCCGGACGCCCGTTCCGTGCCGAGTACGGCAACGAACACCTGTCCACGGACAGCATCATGCAGGAAATagaggacgagctgcgccggAGCAGTGGCACCAATCAGGTGCAGTCGGAGCCATCGCCGCATGGCTCACAGGCAACAGCAGACGAGGTTGTGGACCAGCTCCGTCGACACGGCTCAGGAGCGCACGCCCACTCCCCGTCAGGGGCTCGCGTGTCTCCTGGCGCTCCCCGCCGTGCCTTCTACGAAGACTATGATGATGACCCGGAGGGAACTGCTGGCGTGCTGGCCATGCagcaggccgagctggacgacAGGCGCTTCAGTGGAAACACCCTAACATACGGCAGTGacgcgcctccgccggctgTCCCGCAACCTCAGCTGCAGTCGCACTCGGAGGAACAGCCATACAGCTCTGGCTCTAGCGACTttggcggtgccgtcgaCTTGGGCATGCTGAGCGGAGGATACGCCGGCAGCTTGACGTACGGGGCCGGCATTGGATCGCCGCCGGAGCAGACAACGCTGGCGGAAGGGGgtcggccgctgccgaccCCGAGCTACTATAATTCACTAGGTGACGGATACGACAACGCGCAGGCATACAGAGATGCCGAGGTCGACTACGGAGACACTGGCGGGCTACAGGCTCCCACAGAGCATCGCCTCAGCTTCGACGAGGGTAGGGAGGAGCGCGTGTCGGTCCATTCTCGGCAGAGCGGTACCGAGTCTCCGATCAAGGACGACTATCAGGATCTCTTCTACCACCCAGGCCTCACCAacaggccgctgccgccgctgccaccccAGGGGGTCGCTTCGGATAGCAGCTCGATGCTCTCGACTCACACCAGCATGCGCTCCCAGCATccacagcagcatcagcagcatcagcagcatcagcacaCGCTCAGCGCCGAAGTTCGCTACTACCAGGCCGATAACCCAGAAGCGTACTACCAGACGGGGCAGCAAACGCTGCAGCCAGAGAGGTCGATCTCGCTGTCTGGACACAGCAACACACCTCAAGTGCAAGCGCCCGCCAGGTCGAGAaccgatgccgccgaagagcgtaagaagacgaggagccAGCAGGGCCCCCCACAGCCAGGGGCTTTGCCGTTCAGCGACTACGATTCTAACGCAGGCACTGTCGGGGGCGCCTTCGATGGCATCACTCTGCCGAGTGGCGGTCGTAGGAAGAAGTTCGTGCCGTCCAAGCTCACCACCTCTGACTTTCGCAGGTGTGCGGAGCCTTGGGCGCTCAGCAGCATTGAGAATTGGATTCGCTTCATGGGCGAGGGTGAGCCCGATCTGAGGGAGAAGACCATCGAGGAGGCCATTACCAACCTCTTCACACACAAGGTCCCCACCATGAACGTGGCGGACGCCGAGGTCCTCAGCACACAAATCACCAAGCTCATGCTCGCATCCAAGGCGCTGCTCCCGGACGAGGAATGGGTCAAGTTCGGAGACGGCCACATCTCGGGTGTCCTCTGGCAGCTAACGGGCGCAGGCTGCTATGCCCCCAAGTTGCACGAGGTCGATATCATCGGCCGCTGCTACTCCCACCACTGCACGCGTACGCTCAAGAAGGTCGACCTGGACGACCTGCTACCGGAGGATTCCAAGGGCGAGGCGTGGAATGTATTTTACAACCTCAAAAAGGAAGACTGGGAGTCGAAGCCCAAAAAGGAGGTTGAACGCCAGAACATCCTACACGAGATCGTCACTGGAGAGGACAACTACATCAAGCAGCTGGACATTTTCCGCACGCTGTATCGTGACGACTTGCGGACTCCGCGCAACCCGCCGATCATTAAACCTGAGAAGCGGGAAAAGTTCTTGACCACCATGTTCGGCAAGCTCGACACCGTACTGCGCATCAATCGCGAGTTTCTCTTTGCCCAGCTCAAATACCGCCAGAATGAGCAGGGCCCATGGATCGTCGGCTTCAGCGATATCTTCCGAGAGTGGATCAGGAAGGCCAAGTCCGATTACATCGACTATGCTGCAGGCTACCCGTGGGCCACGTACATGGTGCGAAAGGAGGCTGAGAAGAACTTGCTGTTCAAGAAATTTCTTGAGGACAAGCAGAAGCACAAGTCTTCCCTAAAGCAAGACTGGACGCATTTCCTCATCACCCCGCTACAGCGCCTGCAACGCTACATCCTTTTGCTACAGAGCGTCGAGCACAAGATGATTGGTGACAGCGAGGAGAAGACCAACCTACAGAGGGCCATCCAGGAGATCCAAACGGTCACGCTCGAGTGCGACACCAAGGTTGCGGAAACGAACAAGAGGGTTCAGATCCTGGAACTCCAAAAGTCGCTCGTCTTGCGGCAATCCTTCCAGGCGGCCCTGAACCTGGACCACCTGGGCCGCGTCCTGATCATGCAGGGAGAGCTACAAAGAATGGGATCCAAGGGCATGCGCTGGGTAGACACCCACGCACTGCTCTTCGACCATTACCTTATCCTGGCCAAGGTCGTCGTGtccaaggacggcaagacaAACAAGAGATACGACGTCTCCAGAGAGGTAgtcccccttcccccaccCCCTTGGCCTGCCGTTGAATATCGTGGCTGACCCGTCTAGCCCATTCCGATGCCGCTACTATTCCTGGAAAGCATGAACGACGAGCCTGTCACGAAGCAAAAGGGTATCACAGCtcccctcggccgcgccacGACCGCTTCGGCTTCCAGCACGGGCCTCAGCAAGGTTGCAACCAACGGCAGTGGACGGCCTGGGCTGGAGCATACCGGCACGAGCTCTTCCATGAATTCCCTTGCGCAGACGTCGTCTaacaacgacgccgagggcaaggtgCTATATCCGTTCAAGATCAAGCACCTAGGGCACGAGGTGTACACCCTGTATGCGTCTTCTGCGCGCGACCGCCTAGACTGGTGCACGAACATCAtcgaggccaagacgaggCACGCCAAGGCGCTCTTCTCGCAGAATGCAGAGCCCTTCCGTCTTCGTGTCCTTGCCGACGCCTCTTTCCACTACGACGCCACCTCTGCGTACGCCAGGGCGTCTGGCGTACCGGTCAAGGGAACACCCCTCGACCGGGCTATCCAGGACATTGAAAAGGTAATGGGGCCTGCTCACGGCACTCCTCCGGTGTGCCGAGCCCAAGTCAACTGCGCGACCGGGTTCTCTGCGTTTGGTAAACCCGCGATAGCTATTGGCACGGACTATGGAGTCTTTGTCTCTGACCCCTCGGACCCTCGAGGCTGGCGTCGAGTAAGCTCTCGGATTGACCCAAATCATTTTACAAGCAGCTAATGTGTGCAGACTGTCCCAATCACACGAGTCACGCAGATTGCCGTCCTCGAAGAATTTTCTGTATGCTTGATCGTTGCCGACAAGTCACTCATCTCCTACCCGTTGGATACGATCGCTCCCTTTTCCGACTTTGCGCCGCCAGTCAACGACAGCGCGCGCCGGGCGCCTCAGAGGTTGGCCAAGGACGTCACGTATTTCGCGACAGCCCGGATGAAGGACAGGATGCTGGTGTTTTATAAGCGCAAGGAAGGTCTTCACACGTCCTTCAAGGTCCTGGAGCCGATCCTGCACAAGGGTGGGGAGAAGAAATCCCGGCTGTTTGGCGGACGtaaggcggccgccgggagcACCGATACGTTCCGCGACTTTGATGAGTTTTATCTGCCGACTGAGTGCTACTCGCTGAGCCTGTTCCAGACGTACATTGCCGTGTcgacggccaagggcatcgagATGCTCACACTGGACAAGAAGCAACCCATGTCCATCCCGGACATCAAGGCGCCGTCGATCGCCAACATCGCGGGCCGCATCCGCGACCAGCACCCGCTGGGTATGTTCCGGCTCAACGAGAACGAGTTCATCCTGACGTACGAGGACTGCGCCGTGTACGTGGACAAGCACGGCGACGTCAGCCGCGCGCTCATCATGGAGTACACGGGCaagcagaagaaggcgcGCGGGGCCACCATGTACGGGCAATACCTGATTCTCTTCAACGACGACTACGTGGAGGTTCGCAACGCCGAGAACGGACGCCTGCGGCAGATCATCGCGGGGCGCGACGTGCGGGTCATCGACTTTGGCATCCGAGGGCCGACGGGCGGCAACGCGGTGCAGTCCCAGCAGCAGTACGGCCAGAACGGGCAGCTtcagacggcgggcgagacgtcCAAGGGTACGGTCAAGGTCGCCATGTGCCATCCAGAGCTTCCGGGCCGGCAGATTGTGCTGGAGATGCTTCTCAACGATGGGCACGCCGAATAGGACGGTCAACGGACGccgtcacgacgacgacgctgaaccacgacgacgatggcaacGACGATGACTGAGATGACAAAGCGATGTTACATACGTACATAACATACTTGGTGCactcaccgacgacggcgaggcgtcgaAGAGGTGGGAAACGGCCTCTAGAGACGAttacgacgacgacgaggcgcgcccTCCAAGCGCGCCACTTGCTTTCATCCTTTCATTGCCCGGATTTCTCGCGAAGACGAGCGGGATATGCAGGGATCATCCATGTAGTTCCCATCGGGGGCGCAACATGACTATATACCATTTTTGACATTTTCCATGAAGAcgctctcctccccctccccataTCCCGGAGCTGCTCGTTGTCTCTTTTCCGATTTTCTCACTTGTTGACTTTTGCTTCTCCTCCTTTGATGGCATGTATGGCGTTAGCGGAGGGGCGGCTGCTGTACgcacgcggcggcaagcGGCGAGACGAAAGGTCCCATGTATCGCGGGGCTGGTGTCGCCGGCCGGAAAGGGAGGGCGTGTGACGGTTTTAGGGGGTTGTTGAGTCGAAGTGAAGTGAAGTGCAGTGGCCTTGACTTGAGGGCTAACCATAGTCACCCCTTCTGGGTTTTGGCTGGAAGTTGGACAGATCCCTGTGGCCTCcttggcttgcttgcccagctactactactattacATATCTTACTTACTTTGCACCTGAGTGGACTCCGTTTTTCGATTGATGAATGCGCCCCTTCACAtacgcgggcgcgggcgcacaCGCATACACACACGAGCGCAAAGGGGGTCGGGTGTAGTGTCGGTATGAATGCTGATATatactgcagcagcaggagcagcagcagcgtttcgtttcgtttcATGACACAAAGACCGGAAAATTTCCAACCGCGTGTGGCGCGTAGTTACATGATTGATCCGCGCCGTTGCTTCCTTGCCCCTTTGCATGCGAAATACGTGACTGTTGTTGGCACGGGTTGACCGCACATGCAATGAAAAATAAAAACATATGAATAGTAGTACCT is a window of Purpureocillium takamizusanense chromosome 10, complete sequence DNA encoding:
- the TUS1 gene encoding Rho guanine nucleotide exchange factor (COG:T~EggNog:ENOG503NY4U), translating into MSFRGDNQRRYGSVPPVQYPVAGDQQGVGRRPSFNTGDDSAYLARQPAHDPPVAVPAPVSTGAQPATEDELFLTSPSSNSGSSFARSQFGSTSSALSGFQHHYQHQDTTPSTPGSQTTSYNPQTFAHQSAAGFQRSQSTNLPYHHAATSPRYSNSNAAAAASSSYNTSPVANFTPQAYNPAAYASTHAPQRHPTYHGYGQEHGYGASVGSGAAPTYSQSPAATYAASFQQPVRASAVQQQPMPTSPSSYAAPGSQAQTPTYDPSHYAAAHRSSYDGHVDGQAAAPYPTATSPAPYPTTTSHIPVGPNYQPSDHPSYYNRQSRSDSQTSPRTSPRVQPQSPSSGLQRHPTNAPLPRRPLEPPLPPSRSMEDVPEEPFWDEAGRPFRAEYGNEHLSTDSIMQEIEDELRRSSGTNQVQSEPSPHGSQATADEVVDQLRRHGSGAHAHSPSGARVSPGAPRRAFYEDYDDDPEGTAGVLAMQQAELDDRRFSGNTLTYGSDAPPPAVPQPQLQSHSEEQPYSSGSSDFGGAVDLGMLSGGYAGSLTYGAGIGSPPEQTTLAEGGRPLPTPSYYNSLGDGYDNAQAYRDAEVDYGDTGGLQAPTEHRLSFDEGREERVSVHSRQSGTESPIKDDYQDLFYHPGLTNRPLPPLPPQGVASDSSSMLSTHTSMRSQHPQQHQQHQQHQHTLSAEVRYYQADNPEAYYQTGQQTLQPERSISLSGHSNTPQVQAPARSRTDAAEERKKTRSQQGPPQPGALPFSDYDSNAGTVGGAFDGITLPSGGRRKKFVPSKLTTSDFRRCAEPWALSSIENWIRFMGEGEPDLREKTIEEAITNLFTHKVPTMNVADAEVLSTQITKLMLASKALLPDEEWVKFGDGHISGVLWQLTGAGCYAPKLHEVDIIGRCYSHHCTRTLKKVDLDDLLPEDSKGEAWNVFYNLKKEDWESKPKKEVERQNILHEIVTGEDNYIKQLDIFRTLYRDDLRTPRNPPIIKPEKREKFLTTMFGKLDTVLRINREFLFAQLKYRQNEQGPWIVGFSDIFREWIRKAKSDYIDYAAGYPWATYMVRKEAEKNLLFKKFLEDKQKHKSSLKQDWTHFLITPLQRLQRYILLLQSVEHKMIGDSEEKTNLQRAIQEIQTVTLECDTKVAETNKRVQILELQKSLVLRQSFQAALNLDHLGRVLIMQGELQRMGSKGMRWVDTHALLFDHYLILAKVVVSKDGKTNKRYDVSREPIPMPLLFLESMNDEPVTKQKGITAPLGRATTASASSTGLSKVATNGSGRPGLEHTGTSSSMNSLAQTSSNNDAEGKVLYPFKIKHLGHEVYTLYASSARDRLDWCTNIIEAKTRHAKALFSQNAEPFRLRVLADASFHYDATSAYARASGVPVKGTPLDRAIQDIEKVMGPAHGTPPVCRAQVNCATGFSAFGKPAIAIGTDYGVFVSDPSDPRGWRRTVPITRVTQIAVLEEFSVCLIVADKSLISYPLDTIAPFSDFAPPVNDSARRAPQRLAKDVTYFATARMKDRMLVFYKRKEGLHTSFKVLEPILHKGGEKKSRLFGGRKAAAGSTDTFRDFDEFYLPTECYSLSLFQTYIAVSTAKGIEMLTLDKKQPMSIPDIKAPSIANIAGRIRDQHPLGMFRLNENEFILTYEDCAVYVDKHGDVSRALIMEYTGKQKKARGATMYGQYLILFNDDYVEVRNAENGRLRQIIAGRDVRVIDFGIRGPTGGNAVQSQQQYGQNGQLQTAGETSKGTVKVAMCHPELPGRQIVLEMLLNDGHAE